The Osmia lignaria lignaria isolate PbOS001 chromosome 1, iyOsmLign1, whole genome shotgun sequence nucleotide sequence TTGAAATCATCGATTCATGATTCTCTTTATTTGCAGGTAAAATAGTTATTTGAAAAACTGAAGAAATTCTTATTTGGGACAAAATATTTTCTCAGATTATTCTGCAAAATTAATTACTGAATGTAATCAAATTACAAAATGTCCCTAAAACGATTTgaagatttgtaattattatacacTTTCACGTGCAATTTCCGTTGAAAAATTCGCTTAATGACTTACAAGCATCCTCGAACAATAGCGAATCATTATTCTCGCGTGGACGTCGCTAGAACGTTCAAAGGAACCGCTCTCGCTTCTTGTAAAAAGCGCGATGAGCGAGCTGTTCGTATAAGCACCAGTAATTAAGgaaacaattattattacgGTACATTTACACGTGCGTAGCCCAGATTTGTTAAATTGTTACAGACAGACGTCTGTTAGCGTAACGACGCATCGAACGCGATCTTAAAGAGTTTTCATGCTAATCTTCCCTTACCGCAAACTTGGAAGAAGAAAGTCGTTTGATGGTGGAAACAAACGATTCCACAATCAGATAAATGAGCTCCGTTTGCTCTGTaatgttaattaacattttgcagGCGTTGGAGGGTCATTAGGGTCATTATTGGAGGTGGGCCATTTCTTCTGGCTTTATTAAAACTGTCAATTATCTAATATTACTTAATTTTAACCTAATTCTTTTTATCCGTAATTTCACATACTTAGAAAATGATTTGAATTggaattagaatttattttcagTTCCATTGCATGTTGCATTTTAACCCAAATAAGAAATCGGtcgattttttttgttttgtttcctGCGATTAGAGAACGGTAATTTGGCAACTGGATGGCTCTTCCGGCGGAAGTGCTCTTTGTCGAGTTACTAAAAAGTAGAACGATGAAACAGACGTTTGACCGATTCCACAATGGGCCCGCTTCTTGGAAGACTAAGCACTTCCGTTGAGGATAATTCGAGGTTTTCGACACCGTTATTTCATTACTTCAAAATAAAGATATAGTTTCTTCTGAAAACTTCTTTCGGATTAAATCAATCCAATATGGGATAGGGTACTCCTTTCATCAAAATAAATTCATGGTACTCTGTGCCTTAAATCCATTTATTTACACGcaaatatattatatgtatacgcatagatatttatatattatgtatatatcaCTGTTATATTGCTATAACCCTTGAGATTTACACGTACAAGCTATACTTCATCGATATAGTCGATCTCACAAAAAACAAACTGCatcgaaaatttctttttcgaatCCATCGTTCTTGTTCTCTCTTTCATTGCGTTGACAATCAAACCGAATTACTTGGAATAATCTCAAGCTATAATCTCGAAACACTCGTAACTTCTAACTTATAAATAATTACTCAAAATAAATCAGAAacgttaaaaaattcatttagttaatattcgttGAAAGGGTAGAaactgaattttaaaataaaactcaTCAGGTATTAATTACATTTGAGGGAACAGTGTTAATGAAACTAAACCGATCTTAAAAAtcttcaaacattttgaaacagaCACCCTGATAATACTGCTCGACGCTTCCTGTTTCCTGTTCCAAAGAATCTTAGTCCTGTTGAATGATAAAAATTGTTCGTTACTCTCTTTGCAATAAAGTTTGAACggaatagaaaatatttctgcaaaaatttcatgtttctacCTAGCTATACTTTCCGCTCGAGGGTCGTATAAAAAACGGTGACGGCGTTCGCGGTTTCACAGAGGAATGATTCTTTTCTTCTAGATCAATGTTACATCCAAATTACACATTTCTGAATCCCTTATTTACACCGTAACGTACAGGATAATCCCGcgaaaaaacatttaaaaagtaGAATACACGCGAGCGACAATATACGAAcgcttaaaaatataaaatttcgatCAAGTTATACGGGACGATGGTTTCCGATTTGGCTCGTTTCGACTTCCGGCTCAAAATTAAACGCTAAAATATCAAAATCCTTCATCATCGCCACGGGTGATGACTCGCTTTACAAATTGCATGCGCCACACGAATAAGATATTATTTGGTGTTTTCACTTATAAAAGgatttattacaaatataaaataaaataggtaCGGAGGCAGAGCGTGAATAAATGCAGGCTCGTGGTAAAAAATTTTGTCAAAAGATAAAACACGATGAAAATCTCTGcactcgaataaaaaaaaacagtGACGATAAAAGAACAAGCGAAGAAGACAGTCTTTTCGTTATTATGCATATAGTACAAATTTGTGTCAACTTCATGTATGGCATCTCTTGGAAAAAGCTTGAAAAGTTCTGCTCTTCGTACAAAATATTTACTATATGTACAGATTCCTCTTTATCTTCTCTTCctttctcactctctctcttgcACACTCTTCATCTGATTTTTACATAAACGTATCTTAACAAAACAACAATTTCCACCTTTTAATAGCTCGCCAATGTGACGTAGACTTAATCGTCCGTATACTTAATCAATCTATCATATACACCTGAGTGTAATGTAGGCTTCCTTTGGCTAAGAATAAATGTAGATGGGGAGGAGCCTAATTTAGACTTGTTCCCGTACACTTCCAGTCAGTAAGATAAAATTACACGTATAAAGTTTTAAACAAAAGTGCTTCAGGCGttgtaaaagaatattttaaaaaatagtgtaaaatttaattaataaaaataacattgaGGTCTCTCCTAGTTCTCTGAAGAACAAAGAAGACAAGTGTTGAGAGGTGTCGAAAGAAGCTTACGTTACTCTCAAATGTACACGTACATAATTAGTACTCTACGATGTAGGGGTGATATAAATTTCACGTTTCATCTCGTAAAGCTTTCATGTAAGTGCTCTGAGCAGCCCATTTTAATCGATCTGTACTAACTAGGATTAGTGTTTGGTTATATTTctctgtgtgtatgtgtgtatgtaCGTATGTCAGTCTTGAGCCACTTTCACAAAAGCTTTCCACCTTTATGATCAGGTCGTCTTACCTAAATATATACTCGAACTTTATCGTATTAATAGTGTCTTGGCACATTTTTCCTAACATGTAAATAGGTGTATTATGTGTACGTGTATGGTTCAGTGTGGACGTTTGTCATGTGTTAATTTTGAGCCTATGCTATCACCAACGGTTCGTCGTCGGAGAACCCTCGGATCACGGGACTGTCTTCTTCttctgtaaaaaaaagaagaaaaatatctggTTATAGTCTCTTAAAGGCGATGGCATCCGCTCTGACACTTGCTGTCaacaataaattgaattaaatatcgAAGAAACTCACCTAAACCATCTGTAGTTCCTGGGAAAGTCGCCTGTCCACGTCTGGTATCATAGTGGCTGTTAGCAAATTGAGTGAAACTATTACTCAACCTTCTGTGTCTCACAATAAAGTATGCCAATGCAGATCCCAATGCCACGATCAATAGACAGATTGGTATAGCAAACGAGAGGATGTTCGACGTGTTCATGGTCACTGGTAACGAGGAAACCTCTGAAATAAATCATTCAAAATCACATTAACCATCGAGAATAGCACCCTAGAAACAAATAGCGCAATCTTTGCGACAAAATGATTACCTCCAAGATTTCTGGTGCTGTAGGTCTCGCTCAAAGGACTCATGTACCCCTCCTCGGTGACCAAACGAACGGCAAACGAATAAATTACATCAGGCTTCACATCCTTGAAGGTATAAGGCGGTTGTTCGACCTTGAATACCTTAGCAAGCGACTCGTTCATCGTGTGTCCTTCCACCATCAAAATTTCATAGTGATACTTGTCAGTCTTTATGCTTTCCGGTAAATCGTGTTCTTGCCAGAAGACGAGGAGTCCCTCGTTCTCGTGTAGAACTTTCACCTGATGAGGTGGCAAGATTATAGGAGCTGTGTAGATGACTGGTTGTCTAGGTATAGCATTCTCAACATCCGTAGCCACGGTGATTCGATATTTGCCGCTGTGTTTGATACAGTTGAAGGTGTGCTTCATAAGTGTCTCCTTGGTGGGTGCAAGGGTCACCACGAAGCTCTTGTTCAGGGTCAATTCTGTCATACTGATCTGAAACGAACAACGATACAATTTTTAAGCGGATTAATAAAGAAAGAACTAGATCTTCGATCTAGACTGTTCTTACCGTGTATCTAATGGGTTCGTCGATGGTGGGGCAACTAGCGCTCCAAGAAACGATTATACTATTCGGTTTGTCCGTCGCGCTGACCCTCAATTTCTTCGGCGGAGCCCGCTGATTGTAATGCGTCAGCACTGTGACAGGTTGACTCAGAGGACCAGCACCATAATCTCCGTTAACACCCACCGAGAACACGTAAGACTCGCAAGCCTCCAGGTCCTTAATAGTCACCGACAGGTTTGTCGTCAGAAGTTTATACTCTGCGAACAATCATGTCTCCGTTAACATTGAGCAAAGAAGATAAGtctataattctctacaaataattaCCTTTAAAGAACTCCGACATATTAATAGCATAATGAATCGCATATTGCCATTTGATCTTCCTGGTGCTCTTCGGTGGATCCCAAGTGAGCTTCACGGTGGTTCCATGGGGTTTAACCAGATGAGCTTGCAGCTTTGTGATCGTTGGCAAAGAAACGCCTTGCGTGGTAGCGATTATCGCCGTCACCTTTCCAACGTACTTCTTCTTCATGGCTCCAACCTCGAATGTGTACTTGGTACCAGGAGCTAATTTCGTAACCTCCAAGTGATTCTCCAGAGTAGAGATCGTCTGCAGTGCAGGATAATGGGACGGAGCTCTTGGAGTGACGTGATAGCTGTCGACGTCCTTGATCGCCTTCCAGGATAATGTGACCGAGTGATTGGTCGTCGCAACGACCTCGAGGTTCTCGATGTTGTCGATGTTGGCTGAACCGTCGAAGGTAAACGTAGCCACGTTCGAGGAGGCTGACTCGTGATCCCTGTTCTTAGCTATCACGTAGAAGTAGTACTTCTTACCTGCCTCGAACGCTATGTCTATAACTGCCGAAGTCTTTTGCCAGAAGAACCGCATCGGGGGTATAGGCGGTGTTACAAAAATTTCGTATCTGGTAATGAGTCCATTGGGATGACGAGGTGGCTGCCAAGTGACCTCCACCTTGGTTCCATTTTTCTGGGTCACGGTTACGTTCCATGGTTCGGAGGGGACGCCCTCACCGGTCGTCACTGCTAGATACTTAGTAGGCGGGAATACTACGTTCTGACCCTTTAGCCTAACATGGACCGTAAGATTGTAACGAGTGTACGGTTTAAGATTATTGAACTGATACTCCATGTCCTCGATCCATTCGCTGGCGTTGGTCCAGTTAGCGCCTGGTTCCGCTAAGGCTATAGAGGGCAGGAACTCGAAGGTGACGTTAACAGGCACTGGCATCCACCAGAAGAGGAAAACGCTGCTGGCGTTCACCGAACGCTCGTCCAATCCCATCACGAGAAGCTGATAAACCAATGAACTGTTCTTTTCGCAGTTGCTTTCATCGAATCCGTCCATGCAATCCTGGTTGCCGTCGCAGTACGCGGCCAGGGGGAAGCATCGCGTCTCGTCGCAAGGGAACAAGCCGGCATAGCAGGATGGCGTGGCTGCTGGGCTAGAATGCTGCTCTCGGGAACAGCCTAACTCGTCACTGCCGTCAGGGCATTCTTCCACACCGTTGCAAACACCGGTCGCGAGTATGCAGGTACCGTCCATTCTACACATGAACTGATTCTCTCTGCAGGAGGCCGGAACTCCGTCGCAATGGGACTCGTCTTCTCCTGAAGCGCAATCCTTCGTACCATCGCAGACCCACGCGTCGTGTATACATTTGCCGTTCAAGCACTGGAACTCGTGTTCCTGACAGACTTTAGCTTGTTCGGTGGGTATGTACAGTGCCGTCCACTCGTCGACCTCGTCGTTGCCGCAGCCAATTTCATCGGAATCGTCGCCGCAATCGTCCACGGTGTCGCATTTCCACCAATAGGGCACGCATTTCTTGTTGTTGCACATGAACATCCAGTTATTGCAGGGACTGCTGGGCAGAATCGGGGCCAGGGTGGCTGACTGTACGGTAGTGGTGCAATTCGCCTCGTCTGAACCATCCGAACAGTCTTCATCCCCGTCGCAGACCCACGAGTTGTAAATGCATCGATGCTTGGCCTGTGATAGATTACAGGTGAACTGCCAACTTTCGCAGACCATCTTATTGCATTCATTTTCGTCCATGCCGTCCTCGCAGTCTGGCTCGCCGTCGCATTTCCATCCAGTCGGTATACACGCGTGCTCGTGTTTGCAAAGGATCTCGTCGGATCTACAGGTGCTCGGTGGTACGTTTTTCGTGCAGTTGTTTTCATCTGAATAATCACCGCAATCATCTTCACCGTCGCAACGCCATCTGTGATTAATGCATCTACCGTTGCCGCAGGTAAACTGGGATTCCGTGCAATCCGAGTATTTGCAATTTAACTCATCGGTGCCATCCTTGCAATCCTGATCGATATCGCAGACCCAGTACCGTGGGATGCACTTGGTGACGTCGCACTTGAAATTGTTCGGATCGCAGGTGACCCTAGTGCAATTGATCTCGTCTGATTTATCCCCGCAATCGTTGTCCTTGTCGCATCGCCAGGATGCCGGGATGCACACATTGTTCTGACAAGCGAATTGATTCGGTGCGCAGGTGGAGGCTACCTGAGGACACGTGGAATTCGCGTACGGTATGGTACCACCTGGACACATACATTTACCCCCAACCATCTCCATTCCATCAGGACAAAGACACACGTGTCCATCGTGAGGCGCTCCCACGCATATGTGCGAACAGGTGCTATTGGCGCAAGCATTGGTACCCATCTGAATACTGTGGGCAAACACTTTCAGATCCATCAAACCAGGTAACTGACCGATGATCGTTGATATACCCAAACCGTGATCCTTGTCCGCGACGAATATCATTGATTGTTTCCAATCGTCCCAATACATGTTGTCTTTGAAGACCGCAACGGCGAAAGGATGCGATACTCgatcgttctttgagataatctttttaaatttcttcccGTCGAAATCGCTCGATCCTATGTAATCCTGTCTAGCATCCACCCAATAGATCCGCTCCGATATGTGATCAATTGTTATTCCATTTGGCCAATCAACGGTGGGTTCCACGAACAGCCGTTTCACTTCTGTCCCATCCAGATTCGCTCTCGAAACTGAAGCGTTACCCGGTGCCCAATCGGTCCAGAACATGTAACCATTCATAGGGTGAACCGCGATGCCTCTAGGTTTCTGGAGGTTATTGGGTCCTAGAATGGTTCTTCGCATTCGTCCAGCAATCGATATATCCGTTCTGATCACTTGAATCCTCATCTTCACGCCATCCACGAAATACAAAAGATTGGATACCCAATCCAATGCCATTCCCTCGATGGAACTCAAGTCGACTTCCACCAAAATCTCAGGATAACTAGTACCATTCTTGAAACACTGCCTGCCAATCGTGTCGTTCACGATATCTGCCCAGTACAGACAATTGTTCTTCATGTCGAATTCTATGGCTATCACGTTTTTCAAATCGTGAACCGGCAATGTTTCTAACTTTTCTTCCACCAGATCTATACGAGATATATGTTCCCGTTGGGCCACTAGCAGGAACTCTGACTTCTCTCCTATGGGACACGGAATTTCGTCAGGTTCAAAGTTTCTAGCCAAACCACCGACGCACTCGTCATCGGCTATCTTTATGTATCCCTTCGTTCGATTATAGAACGTCCCGGGTTCGCAGTTTACCGGTACAGCATAGGGATTGTAGAAAAGTACAGACCTATCGCGAATGCATTGATAGGGATTTCCAACTCGGACAAACCCGAAGTCGCATTGATAGTCGTTGTAATCGCAGGGACATATTTCTGTTTTTACTGGACGATCGTAATCCACGTCGATGTAACAATTGACTCGTGCAGCTCTTCGTTGATAGGTCACTTTACGACCCAACACGCACGTCATCCACGGTTGATCCGGACTCGACGGAGACCAGAACTTGAAGTCCTCCTCTTCGCAATCTCTCTCGAACACGTTTCTCAGGTCAACTTTGATGATCAACCATTGATGTTGACCGCTCGCGGAACCAAACATCGTGAACACTGTTGTATTCTCTCCGGGCTCGGTCATCAAACCGTATACTCGCAACATTTTCTCGTTGAACTCGTACGATTGCCAGGTTTCACCCTCGTCGGTGGAATAGGAAATATCTCTGGTTTCACCTCGGGATTTGAAATACTTAACAGCCACCAATAAACCACCATGATTGCCCATGTTGAAGAAATAGTAATCCTTGAGGACTTGTGTCCACGTGAGACCGGCATCTCTGGATACGTACAGAGCGGGATGTCCTTTGAGATTTGGCCCTATAACTCCGGTAGCCATTATGATACCAGGAGCGGATTTTGAGCTCATAATAGAGACGGATCTCGTTACAGGGTACAATTGGCTGAAACGTTGGCTTAAATGCAACGAACAGTTTTTCGGACACTGAATATAAAATCCTTCGTAATTCGAGGTCGGTGGTCTTATGGGATTCCATGTTGCGCCGTGGTCGAAAGTTATCAACGATACCAAATGCTCCGGTCCGATTGACCCTGATTTCGGTGTACCTCTCACTTGCGACGCTATATAAATTCCACGAAGACCTTCAACTTTGTATAAATCTGTAAATGCCTCGTCGACCACTTCACTGAAAACGGTATAAAATtaggttttaattatttatcgagAAATAACTGCACGATATTATGTCAAACATCCGGTACTCACTTCAACCAACTGTCTTTCCAAGTATTATTAGGGAAAAACGTTAAGATTCCCTCGAGAGATAACGTGAATGTTGCTCTTTTTTTATCTATCATTTCCGATATATAGAGATTCACTTGGGTTTCACTGTGAGAAGCTGTGACAAAGACTCTATTATGCGACACGTCAACGATGTGATAAGCTTTAATTGGTAAATCTGTGCTGAATTCAGCCTTGACGAAATAGCTgtacttgtaggagacatagaGATCTAGATTTTCTGTTCCATTCTGTTTAGAAAAGAATTTCTTTGTTCGTACAttgatttcaattaaattttacgtacgatttaatataataaagtgTTTATTACACACCTTCTTCATTGTCGCGAATCTATAATCGCCTCGAATTTGAAAGTCTTCGACGTTTGTGATAACGACCGTGAATTCCTCATTGAATTTTGTTGACATCCAGTATTCCAAATCTAATTGCCAAACACTGTTCA carries:
- the LOC117606070 gene encoding sortilin-related receptor; this encodes MAGRVTSAFYYYALLFHLILLTSSNNGLRFGDNAKTLHIVDDDSFDYKQPIIINRDEHLHDTSETSSSRMRRDVPQAFPNNNPNITTKINALNDSHQQLMVHWVGEGSNVIICLARDSTPVKRMLDKFATPSPPTPSAVYISYDYGNTFVNKTDKFRISSEPDAPYATLDKFTNHPKFYRYCIFVDSSHSLLFITLNDGETIERVQVPFHPSEISFYDMHYRVIIALDKVDPMRKLWLSRDAGFTWIPIYQYVKAFFWSPLPALIVERIEPSGLNSVWQLDLEYWMSTKFNEEFTVVITNVEDFQIRGDYRFATMKKNGTENLDLYVSYKYSYFVKAEFSTDLPIKAYHIVDVSHNRVFVTASHSETQVNLYISEMIDKKRATFTLSLEGILTFFPNNTWKDSWLNEVVDEAFTDLYKVEGLRGIYIASQVRGTPKSGSIGPEHLVSLITFDHGATWNPIRPPTSNYEGFYIQCPKNCSLHLSQRFSQLYPVTRSVSIMSSKSAPGIIMATGVIGPNLKGHPALYVSRDAGLTWTQVLKDYYFFNMGNHGGLLVAVKYFKSRGETRDISYSTDEGETWQSYEFNEKMLRVYGLMTEPGENTTVFTMFGSASGQHQWLIIKVDLRNVFERDCEEEDFKFWSPSSPDQPWMTCVLGRKVTYQRRAARVNCYIDVDYDRPVKTEICPCDYNDYQCDFGFVRVGNPYQCIRDRSVLFYNPYAVPVNCEPGTFYNRTKGYIKIADDECVGGLARNFEPDEIPCPIGEKSEFLLVAQREHISRIDLVEEKLETLPVHDLKNVIAIEFDMKNNCLYWADIVNDTIGRQCFKNGTSYPEILVEVDLSSIEGMALDWVSNLLYFVDGVKMRIQVIRTDISIAGRMRRTILGPNNLQKPRGIAVHPMNGYMFWTDWAPGNASVSRANLDGTEVKRLFVEPTVDWPNGITIDHISERIYWVDARQDYIGSSDFDGKKFKKIISKNDRVSHPFAVAVFKDNMYWDDWKQSMIFVADKDHGLGISTIIGQLPGLMDLKVFAHSIQMGTNACANSTCSHICVGAPHDGHVCLCPDGMEMVGGKCMCPGGTIPYANSTCPQVASTCAPNQFACQNNVCIPASWRCDKDNDCGDKSDEINCTRVTCDPNNFKCDVTKCIPRYWVCDIDQDCKDGTDELNCKYSDCTESQFTCGNGRCINHRWRCDGEDDCGDYSDENNCTKNVPPSTCRSDEILCKHEHACIPTGWKCDGEPDCEDGMDENECNKMVCESWQFTCNLSQAKHRCIYNSWVCDGDEDCSDGSDEANCTTTVQSATLAPILPSSPCNNWMFMCNNKKCVPYWWKCDTVDDCGDDSDEIGCGNDEVDEWTALYIPTEQAKVCQEHEFQCLNGKCIHDAWVCDGTKDCASGEDESHCDGVPASCRENQFMCRMDGTCILATGVCNGVEECPDGSDELGCSREQHSSPAATPSCYAGLFPCDETRCFPLAAYCDGNQDCMDGFDESNCEKNSSLVYQLLVMGLDERSVNASSVFLFWWMPVPVNVTFEFLPSIALAEPGANWTNASEWIEDMEYQFNNLKPYTRYNLTVHVRLKGQNVVFPPTKYLAVTTGEGVPSEPWNVTVTQKNGTKVEVTWQPPRHPNGLITRYEIFVTPPIPPMRFFWQKTSAVIDIAFEAGKKYYFYVIAKNRDHESASSNVATFTFDGSANIDNIENLEVVATTNHSVTLSWKAIKDVDSYHVTPRAPSHYPALQTISTLENHLEVTKLAPGTKYTFEVGAMKKKYVGKVTAIIATTQGVSLPTITKLQAHLVKPHGTTVKLTWDPPKSTRKIKWQYAIHYAINMSEFFKEYKLLTTNLSVTIKDLEACESYVFSVGVNGDYGAGPLSQPVTVLTHYNQRAPPKKLRVSATDKPNSIIVSWSASCPTIDEPIRYTISMTELTLNKSFVVTLAPTKETLMKHTFNCIKHSGKYRITVATDVENAIPRQPVIYTAPIILPPHQVKVLHENEGLLVFWQEHDLPESIKTDKYHYEILMVEGHTMNESLAKVFKVEQPPYTFKDVKPDVIYSFAVRLVTEEGYMSPLSETYSTRNLGEVSSLPVTMNTSNILSFAIPICLLIVALGSALAYFIVRHRRLSNSFTQFANSHYDTRRGQATFPGTTDGLEEEDSPVIRGFSDDEPLVIA